In Gaiellales bacterium, one DNA window encodes the following:
- a CDS encoding universal stress protein, translated as MPFDRILVAIDGSQGGRHALAKAIELARLTGGLLTALAVEGPLPAYAATIGEVDEVRREKDSFFGAVAASAHEQAEAAGVELEVEVRPGHAAELITRYAREMNADLVVVGHKGHFLNDYLLGSTADRVAHHAHCPVMIVK; from the coding sequence GTGCCATTCGACCGCATCTTGGTGGCGATCGATGGTTCGCAGGGCGGCCGGCACGCGCTCGCAAAAGCGATCGAGCTCGCCAGGCTTACAGGGGGATTGCTCACCGCGCTCGCCGTGGAAGGGCCGCTGCCTGCCTATGCCGCCACGATCGGCGAGGTGGACGAGGTACGGCGGGAGAAGGACAGCTTCTTTGGTGCGGTGGCCGCCTCCGCCCACGAACAGGCAGAGGCAGCCGGCGTCGAGCTCGAGGTTGAGGTGCGGCCGGGTCACGCGGCCGAGCTGATCACCCGCTACGCCCGCGAGATGAACGCTGACCTGGTCGTCGTCGGCCACAAGGGCCACTTCCTCAACGACTACCTGTTGGGCTCGACGGCTGACCGTGTCGCCCACCACGCCCACTGCCCGGTCATGATCGTCAAGTAG
- a CDS encoding transglycosylase domain-containing protein — MTERRRGRRSLAATALVVIAIAIVAVVVAGGVGATVAVSDILKGVSVTTMKAHYPGVTTKIYDRTGRLLAQIPSLQNRTPVPFDRISKWLKIATVDVEDKRFYQHGGVDYQGIARAFLDDLEAGHAVQGASTIEQQLARNLYLTDTQTLDRKIKEAWLAIQLAERWSKDKILGTYLNVIPYGGVTYGCEAAAETYFDLHCSQLNIRQAALIAGLPQSPTDYNPRLHPAAALERRNEVLAAMFDQGHITLAQYDHAVNLGLGLRQPKTLTRVRQPYFVQYVRDQLVEKYGGKALKAGGLSVQTTIDLRLQAAAHQAMTQELTGPDWGHPSNAPAAALVAVDPRTGAILAMQSSTDYQQSKYNLAVQSRRQAGSTFKSFGLIAAMVDDHIDPDTTDYSTAPLTGYPIVPFPTPGDRNDYWTVQNAESASASVLPLSTALEESVNAVYARLAIDIGGQNVADMASKLGIPESDHLPTSPSVILGAGGVSPLDMTHAYATIADQGIRHPLLAITRVTPYGHSPILTPASKNQGHRVVPDGATWQVTQYLDANVHSCCTGLRANVANYGLPDRPQAGKTGTTDNYTDAWFCGYTPNLAACVWTGYPRGERPMLDLAGSIPGPAFGGNYSATIWGLFAAAAFRDEPKRFPPTPWPLVPTQPIQFQPWTSRFSVAPPPIPTPSPSTAGGSSGGSSGGGGSSGGGTSTAPPPTSTPPPPTSTAPPPTSSPPPTT, encoded by the coding sequence ATGACCGAGCGCCGTCGTGGTCGCCGCTCGCTGGCCGCGACTGCGCTCGTCGTGATCGCCATCGCGATCGTGGCCGTCGTCGTCGCCGGCGGCGTCGGCGCGACCGTGGCCGTCTCGGACATTCTCAAGGGCGTCAGTGTGACGACGATGAAGGCGCACTATCCGGGCGTGACGACGAAGATCTACGATCGCACCGGCCGTCTGCTGGCACAGATCCCGTCGCTCCAGAACCGCACTCCGGTGCCGTTCGACCGGATCTCGAAGTGGCTCAAGATCGCCACCGTCGACGTCGAGGACAAGCGCTTCTACCAGCATGGCGGCGTTGACTACCAGGGCATCGCCCGTGCCTTCCTCGACGACCTCGAGGCCGGCCATGCCGTCCAGGGCGCGTCGACGATCGAGCAGCAGCTCGCCAGGAACCTGTATCTGACGGACACGCAGACGCTCGACCGCAAGATCAAGGAGGCCTGGCTGGCCATCCAGCTGGCGGAGCGCTGGTCGAAGGACAAGATCCTCGGCACGTACCTGAACGTGATCCCCTACGGCGGCGTCACCTACGGCTGCGAAGCCGCCGCGGAGACGTATTTCGACCTGCATTGCTCGCAGCTGAACATCCGCCAGGCGGCGCTGATCGCCGGCCTCCCGCAGTCGCCGACCGACTACAACCCACGCCTGCACCCTGCCGCGGCTCTGGAGCGCCGCAACGAGGTGCTGGCGGCGATGTTCGACCAGGGGCACATCACGCTGGCGCAGTACGACCACGCGGTCAACCTCGGGCTGGGCCTGCGGCAGCCGAAGACGCTGACGCGGGTGCGCCAGCCGTACTTCGTCCAGTACGTGCGCGACCAGCTGGTGGAGAAGTACGGCGGGAAGGCGCTCAAGGCCGGCGGCCTCTCGGTGCAGACGACCATCGACCTGAGGCTGCAGGCGGCAGCCCATCAGGCGATGACCCAGGAGCTGACGGGGCCGGACTGGGGCCACCCGTCGAACGCCCCGGCGGCGGCGCTGGTCGCGGTCGATCCACGCACGGGCGCGATCCTCGCCATGCAGTCGTCGACGGACTACCAGCAGAGCAAGTACAACCTGGCGGTGCAGTCGCGCCGCCAGGCCGGCTCGACGTTCAAGTCGTTCGGTCTGATCGCCGCGATGGTCGACGACCACATCGACCCGGACACGACCGACTACTCGACGGCCCCGCTCACCGGCTATCCGATCGTGCCGTTCCCGACGCCCGGCGACAGGAACGACTACTGGACGGTGCAGAACGCGGAGTCCGCATCCGCGAGCGTGTTGCCGCTCTCGACGGCGCTGGAGGAGTCGGTGAACGCTGTCTACGCCCGCCTGGCGATCGACATCGGCGGCCAGAACGTCGCCGACATGGCCTCCAAGCTCGGCATTCCCGAGTCCGACCATCTGCCGACATCGCCGTCGGTGATCCTCGGCGCCGGCGGCGTCTCCCCGCTCGACATGACACACGCCTACGCCACGATCGCCGACCAGGGCATCCGCCACCCACTGTTGGCGATCACCAGGGTCACACCGTACGGGCACAGCCCCATACTCACCCCCGCCTCGAAGAACCAGGGCCACCGGGTGGTCCCCGACGGAGCGACCTGGCAGGTCACGCAGTATCTCGATGCAAACGTGCACTCGTGCTGCACGGGTTTGCGCGCGAACGTCGCCAACTACGGACTGCCCGACCGTCCCCAGGCCGGCAAGACCGGCACGACGGACAACTACACCGACGCCTGGTTCTGCGGCTACACACCCAACCTGGCCGCCTGTGTGTGGACCGGGTATCCACGCGGCGAGCGGCCCATGCTCGACCTGGCCGGCTCGATCCCCGGGCCTGCCTTCGGCGGCAACTACTCGGCGACCATCTGGGGCCTCTTCGCCGCCGCCGCGTTCCGCGATGAGCCGAAGCGCTTCCCGCCGACTCCATGGCCGCTCGTGCCCACGCAGCCGATCCAGTTCCAGCCGTGGACGTCCAGGTTCAGCGTGGCGCCGCCGCCGATCCCGACCCCATCGCCGAGCACCGCCGGTGGGTCAAGCGGCGGCAGCTCGGGCGGAGGCGGATCATCCGGAGGCGGCACCTCGACCGCGCCGCCGCCCACCTCCACCCCACCGCCGCCGACCTCGACCGCGCCGCCGCCCACCTCGAGCCCGCCGCCAACCACTTGA
- a CDS encoding STAS domain-containing protein produces the protein MSTVPPKVTHRRVEVPPVCIVALTGEQDLSTAQDVDMVLTTAVASGDPVVVDLLNATFADSSILGAILRAGERAEDRGLAVVLPADGEVRRLFDLVGAQSMISTFATLHEALAWCNFGDESVGQEEPAGE, from the coding sequence GTGTCCACAGTTCCTCCCAAAGTCACCCATCGGCGGGTCGAGGTGCCGCCGGTGTGCATCGTCGCGCTCACCGGAGAGCAGGACCTGTCGACGGCCCAGGACGTCGACATGGTCCTGACCACGGCGGTTGCGAGCGGCGATCCGGTCGTGGTCGACCTCCTGAATGCGACGTTCGCCGACTCGTCGATCCTCGGCGCGATCCTGCGGGCGGGGGAGCGCGCCGAGGATCGCGGCCTCGCCGTCGTCTTGCCGGCCGACGGCGAAGTCCGCCGGCTCTTCGATCTCGTCGGCGCGCAGTCGATGATCTCGACGTTCGCGACGCTGCACGAGGCGCTCGCCTGGTGCAACTTCGGCGATGAGTCCGTGGGCCAGGAGGAGCCGGCCGGCGAGTAG
- a CDS encoding STAS domain-containing protein, with protein sequence MSTSPQIVARHITTPPTRVVALSGEHDRSTVHELEGALTVAVASGDPAIVDLRRATFADSSILAAIVAAHHSAGRRCFAVVVPLSGEVARLFELTDARAVLVTFPALRIAIDWCYPTGRPQIIGARGYGLWTSDA encoded by the coding sequence TTGTCCACATCGCCACAGATCGTCGCCCGGCACATCACCACTCCGCCGACGCGCGTGGTTGCGCTGTCCGGCGAACACGACCGTTCGACCGTCCACGAGCTCGAAGGCGCGCTGACGGTCGCCGTCGCGAGCGGCGACCCGGCCATCGTCGACCTGCGCCGGGCGACGTTCGCCGACTCGTCGATCCTCGCCGCGATCGTCGCCGCACACCACAGTGCAGGGAGACGGTGCTTCGCCGTCGTCGTTCCGCTCTCCGGCGAGGTCGCCCGGCTGTTCGAGCTCACCGACGCGCGGGCCGTGCTCGTGACGTTCCCCGCGCTGCGCATTGCGATCGACTGGTGCTACCCGACGGGTCGGCCCCAGATCATTGGCGCCCGCGGCTACGGCCTCTGGACATCGGATGCCTAG
- a CDS encoding ATP-binding protein, with amino-acid sequence MTDRMYPRRLQPVVVEAVDHARIVFVAGARQVGKTTLVGEITAPGGEHPMAAYTLDDRATRVAAIEDPAGFVAGLAGSAFIDEVHRAPDLLLELKRAVDADTAPGRFIITGSANILANRRILDALPGRIDRLDLWPLSRSEIEGGHLNLIDELLAGRAPQVVGAPVGPDAYALYIAQGGYPEARKRPPGRVRNRWFRDYISGAVERDVRELADLHRADDVGQLLRLVASRSANLLSYRKVADQLQMSDKTVKAYITLLEQMFLIRRLPGWRPGLGAREVAKPKAYICDPGLLCYLLGADEARVRSDDQVKGKTCETFVASELLKHASCAEHEVRLFHYQREREDVDFIIEDQAGDIAAVEVKAAATLKHGDWRWLEQLRDARASRFKAGIVIHSGAQTVPLGDRLWAVPYAALWA; translated from the coding sequence ATGACGGACAGGATGTACCCGCGGCGTCTTCAGCCCGTCGTGGTGGAAGCGGTTGATCATGCCCGGATTGTCTTCGTCGCGGGTGCCCGCCAGGTCGGAAAGACGACGCTGGTCGGCGAGATCACAGCTCCTGGCGGCGAGCATCCTATGGCGGCCTACACACTTGATGATCGTGCCACTCGCGTGGCCGCGATCGAGGATCCGGCTGGCTTTGTGGCGGGCCTGGCCGGCTCTGCCTTCATCGATGAGGTGCACCGTGCGCCCGATTTGCTGCTCGAGCTGAAGAGGGCGGTCGACGCTGACACTGCACCCGGCCGCTTCATCATCACCGGTTCGGCGAACATCCTTGCGAACCGGCGTATCCTCGACGCACTGCCTGGCCGCATCGACCGACTCGACCTGTGGCCGCTTTCACGAAGCGAGATCGAGGGCGGCCATCTCAACCTGATCGACGAGCTGTTGGCGGGGAGGGCCCCGCAGGTCGTCGGCGCACCGGTCGGCCCCGACGCCTACGCGCTGTACATTGCTCAGGGTGGCTATCCCGAAGCCCGAAAACGCCCGCCCGGACGCGTCCGAAACCGCTGGTTCCGCGACTACATCTCCGGTGCTGTCGAGCGCGACGTCCGCGAGCTCGCCGACCTCCACCGGGCCGATGATGTCGGCCAGCTGCTGCGACTGGTGGCATCGCGGTCAGCCAACCTGCTGTCCTACCGCAAGGTCGCAGATCAGCTCCAGATGAGCGACAAGACGGTGAAGGCCTACATCACCCTCCTGGAGCAGATGTTCCTGATCCGAAGACTCCCGGGCTGGCGGCCGGGGCTGGGCGCGCGCGAGGTGGCCAAGCCCAAGGCCTACATCTGCGACCCGGGGCTGCTCTGCTACCTGCTCGGCGCTGACGAAGCACGTGTCCGATCCGACGACCAGGTCAAGGGCAAGACCTGCGAGACGTTCGTCGCGTCGGAATTGCTCAAGCACGCCAGCTGCGCAGAGCACGAGGTGAGGCTGTTTCACTACCAGCGCGAGCGCGAGGACGTCGACTTCATCATCGAAGACCAAGCCGGAGACATCGCCGCCGTCGAAGTCAAGGCAGCAGCCACGCTCAAGCACGGTGATTGGCGCTGGCTGGAGCAGCTCCGCGACGCCCGCGCCTCGAGGTTCAAGGCCGGCATCGTGATTCACTCCGGCGCCCAGACTGTTCCGTTGGGTGACCGCCTGTGGGCTGTCCCGTACGCCGCACTATGGGCATAG
- a CDS encoding cation:proton antiporter has protein sequence MASTTSVGHAQGEAVSELALAAVLAITILIASTISVEIGLSVALIELAAGVAVGNLFTVSVPDWLSFVGSFAGVVLTFLAGAEVDVPQFRREWRASLSIGAVSFVAPFVVAMSFAYWLVGWNRDQAEIGGLALSTTSLAVVYAVLVETGLNRSIIGKRIMSATFVTDILTVIGLSLLFITPNVWIIPFVAVSVLMIWGFPRISPWFFARYGDRVIEPEIKLVFAALFVLMYLGDKADSQAVLPAFILGLAMSGHYAEHRTEQERLRVVAFAFLTPFFFLKGGLNVSLSAVWANLGILALLVVAKMLPKFGGVYPLARRYCSPNAAFTTLLMSTGLTFGTITSLYGLQSGIIDQTQFSLLITVVVLSAIVPTAIAQHFFEPRAHVERSPELAPDSPAGRRRPLPGRPQEGET, from the coding sequence ATGGCCTCTACCACGTCGGTAGGCCACGCCCAAGGAGAAGCGGTGAGCGAACTCGCACTCGCAGCAGTTCTTGCCATCACGATCTTGATCGCCAGTACGATCTCGGTCGAGATCGGTCTGTCGGTGGCGCTGATCGAGCTGGCGGCCGGTGTGGCGGTCGGCAACCTGTTCACGGTGTCGGTGCCCGACTGGCTGTCGTTCGTCGGCTCGTTCGCCGGCGTCGTGTTGACCTTCCTGGCCGGCGCCGAGGTGGACGTACCCCAGTTCCGCCGGGAGTGGAGGGCGAGCCTCTCGATCGGTGCCGTCTCGTTCGTGGCGCCGTTCGTGGTCGCGATGAGCTTCGCCTACTGGTTGGTCGGGTGGAACCGCGACCAAGCAGAGATCGGCGGGCTTGCGCTCTCCACGACCAGCCTCGCGGTCGTGTACGCCGTGCTGGTCGAGACGGGACTGAACCGTTCGATCATCGGCAAGCGGATCATGTCGGCCACGTTCGTCACCGACATCCTGACCGTGATCGGGCTTTCGCTCCTGTTCATCACACCGAACGTCTGGATCATCCCGTTCGTCGCCGTCTCGGTGCTCATGATCTGGGGGTTTCCGCGGATCTCGCCGTGGTTCTTCGCCCGCTACGGCGACCGGGTGATCGAGCCGGAGATCAAACTTGTCTTCGCTGCGCTGTTCGTGCTCATGTATCTGGGCGACAAGGCAGACAGCCAAGCGGTGCTGCCTGCGTTCATCCTCGGTCTGGCCATGTCCGGCCACTACGCCGAGCATCGCACCGAGCAGGAGCGATTGCGGGTCGTCGCCTTCGCCTTCCTGACGCCGTTCTTCTTCCTCAAAGGCGGCCTCAACGTGTCGCTTTCGGCCGTGTGGGCGAACCTGGGCATCCTCGCCCTGCTGGTGGTCGCGAAGATGCTGCCGAAGTTCGGCGGCGTCTACCCGCTCGCCCGGCGTTACTGCTCTCCAAACGCCGCCTTCACCACGCTGCTCATGTCGACCGGCCTCACCTTCGGCACAATCACCTCGCTGTATGGCCTGCAAAGCGGCATCATCGATCAGACGCAGTTCTCGCTTCTGATCACGGTCGTCGTCCTCTCGGCGATCGTGCCCACGGCGATCGCCCAGCACTTCTTCGAGCCGCGAGCCCACGTCGAGCGCTCGCCCGAGCTTGCACCCGACTCGCCCGCCGGGCGTCGTCGTCCGCTCCCCGGCCGACCGCAAGAAGGAGAGACGTAA